A section of the Lepus europaeus isolate LE1 chromosome 19, mLepTim1.pri, whole genome shotgun sequence genome encodes:
- the LOC133748876 gene encoding vomeronasal type-1 receptor 2-like yields MIFRDFSKGVIFSAQTAVGILGNFSLVYCYIFLSYTEHKLRSTDLILKHLMMANSLVLLSNGVPQTMMAFGFKHFFNDFTCKLTLYIQRVGRSVSISIVCLLSVFQAIKICPMNSTWKDLKVKATKYITFSIYLCWILYMVVNLIFPIYHSGKWNKNVTKKRDVQYCSTDRDKISDSLYTALLVFPEVLFSVLIIWSSGSMTLILYRHKQQVQHIHSAHLSSRLSPESRATQNILALVCTFVSFYTLSSILNACAAFSYNSSWWLVNSNVFISVCFPTVSPFLMSRDSQVFRLCSHWVRNTIP; encoded by the coding sequence ATGATCTTCAGGGATTTCTCCAAAGGAGTGATCTTCTCGGCACAGACTGCTGTCGGGATCCTGGGCAACTTCTCACTTGTTTACTGCTACATTTTCCTTTCCTACACGGAACACAAGCTGAGGTCTACAGACTTGATTCTCAAGCACCTCATGATGGCCAACTCCTTGGTCCTTCTCTCTAATGGAGTTCCCCAGACGATGATGGCTTTCGGGTTCAAACATTTCTTCAATGATTTTACATGCAAACTTACTTTGTACATTCAGAGAGTGGGCAGAAGTGTGTCCATTAGCATCGTCTGCCTCCTGAGCGTCTTCCAGGCCATCAAGATCTGCCCCATGAACTCCACTTGGAAGGATCTCAAAGTGAAAGCCACAAAATACATCACTTTTTCCATTTACCTCTGCTGGATCCTGTACATGGTAGTAAACTTAATTTTTCCTATATATCATTctggaaaatggaacaaaaatgtCACAAAGAAAAGAGACGTACAATACTGTTCTACAGACCGTGACAAAATCAGTGACTCACTATATACAGCCTTGTTGGTATTCCCTGAAGTGTTATTTTCTGTGCTCATAATCTGGTCCAGTGGCTCCATGACTCTCATTCTGTACAGGCACAAGCAGCAGGTCCAACACATTCACAGCGCTCACCTTTCCTCCAGGTTGTCCCCTGAATCCAGAGCCACCCAGAATATCCTTGCTCTGGTGTGCACCTTTGTGTCTTTCTATACCCTCTCTTCCATCTTGAATGCATGTGCTGCTTTTTCGTACAATTCCAGTTGGTGGTTGGTAAACAGCAATGTCTTCATTTCTGTGTGTTTTCCAACTGTAAGCCCCTTTCTTATGAGCCGTGACTCCCAGGTATTCAGACTCTGCTCTCACTGGGTGAGGAACACAATCCCCTAA